In the Staphylococcus condimenti genome, one interval contains:
- a CDS encoding cysteine desulfurase, which translates to MADTLNVNEIIEDFPILKQQVNGKRLAYLDTTATSQKPLQVIEAIDDYYKRYNSNVHRGVHTLGSLATDGYEGARETVRRFINAHYFEEIIFTRGTTASINLVARSYGDANVSEGDEIVVTEMEHHANIVPWQELAHRKNATLKFIPMTETGELNIEDVKATINDKTKIVAIAHVSNVLGTINDVKEIAKVAHEHGAIISVDGAQSAPHMKLDMQDLDADFYSFSGHKMLGPTGIGVLYGKRDLLKNVEPIEYGGDMIDFVGKYDATWTDLPVKFEAGTPLIAQAIGLAEAIKYLENIGFDAIHAHEKELTEYAYEQMSQVEDLEIYGPPKDRRAGVITFNIKDIHPHDVATALDTEGVAVRAGHHCAQPLMKWLGQSSTARASFYIYNTKEDIDQLVYALKQTKEFFSYEF; encoded by the coding sequence GTGGCCGATACACTAAATGTTAATGAAATTATAGAAGATTTTCCTATTTTAAAACAGCAAGTTAACGGTAAACGCTTGGCTTATTTAGATACGACGGCAACAAGTCAAAAACCACTTCAAGTAATTGAAGCAATCGATGATTATTATAAACGCTATAATTCCAATGTTCACCGTGGTGTTCACACACTCGGTTCTTTAGCAACAGACGGTTATGAAGGTGCAAGAGAGACGGTAAGACGTTTCATTAATGCACATTACTTTGAAGAAATTATTTTTACAAGAGGTACAACAGCTTCTATCAACTTAGTTGCACGCAGTTATGGTGATGCGAACGTTTCTGAAGGCGATGAAATCGTTGTAACTGAAATGGAACATCACGCTAATATCGTGCCTTGGCAAGAACTTGCACATCGTAAAAATGCGACATTAAAATTCATTCCGATGACAGAAACAGGGGAATTGAATATTGAAGACGTCAAAGCGACTATTAATGATAAGACAAAAATCGTTGCAATCGCACATGTTTCTAATGTGTTAGGAACAATTAATGACGTGAAAGAAATTGCCAAAGTTGCACATGAGCATGGCGCAATTATCAGTGTCGATGGGGCACAATCTGCACCTCACATGAAGTTAGATATGCAAGATTTAGATGCAGACTTTTACAGCTTCAGCGGTCATAAAATGTTAGGACCGACAGGTATTGGTGTGCTTTATGGTAAACGTGATTTGCTTAAAAACGTGGAACCTATTGAATATGGGGGAGACATGATTGATTTTGTAGGCAAATATGATGCAACTTGGACAGATTTACCTGTTAAATTTGAAGCAGGTACACCTCTAATTGCACAAGCAATCGGATTAGCAGAAGCTATTAAATATCTTGAGAACATTGGATTTGACGCTATTCATGCACATGAAAAAGAATTAACTGAATACGCATATGAACAAATGTCTCAAGTTGAAGACTTAGAAATTTACGGACCTCCAAAAGACAGACGTGCGGGTGTGATTACTTTTAATATTAAAGATATTCACCCTCATGATGTTGCAACAGCGCTTGACACTGAAGGTGTTGCTGTACGTGCAGGTCATCACTGTGCACAACCACTAATGAAATGGTTGGGTCAATCTTCAACAGCGAGAGCAAGTTTCTATATCTATAATACGAAAGAAGACATTGATCAACTAGTATATGCTTTGAAACAAACGAAGGAGTTTTTCTCATATGAATTTTAA
- the sufD gene encoding Fe-S cluster assembly protein SufD — protein sequence MTTETLNISEAELVEYSQAHNEPSWMTDLRKEALKLTETLEMPKPDKTKIDKWDFDSFKQLETTSDKYKDINDVPDSIEKVIDVEKSENLIIQHNNTLAFSRVSESAQKDGVIIEGLAEALVNHGDLVQKYLMQDAVTVDEHRLTALHTALINGGIFVYVPKNVVVENPIQYVVLHDDENASFFNHVIIATEQSAEVTYVENYLSDVSGEGSQVNIVSEVIAGANSNITYGAVDYLDKGFTGHIIRRGVTEADASINWALGLMNEGNQIIDNTTNLIGDRSTSELKSVAVGTGSQKSNITSKIVQYGVETDGYILKHGVVEDSATIIFNGIGYIKHGGSKSVANQESRVLMLSEKARGDANPILLIDEDDVEAGHAASVGRVDEEQLYYLMSRGISQQEAERLVIHGFLDPVVRELPIEDVKRQLREVIELKVAK from the coding sequence ATGACGACTGAAACTTTGAACATTTCTGAAGCAGAACTTGTTGAATATTCACAAGCCCACAATGAACCTTCTTGGATGACAGATTTACGTAAAGAAGCATTGAAACTTACTGAAACTTTGGAAATGCCAAAACCAGATAAAACAAAAATCGATAAATGGGATTTTGACTCATTTAAACAATTAGAAACTACTTCTGATAAATATAAAGATATTAATGATGTACCTGATTCAATCGAAAAAGTTATCGATGTGGAAAAATCAGAAAACTTGATTATCCAACACAACAACACATTAGCTTTTTCTCGTGTTTCTGAATCAGCACAAAAAGATGGCGTAATTATCGAAGGCTTAGCAGAAGCTTTAGTTAATCACGGCGACTTAGTACAAAAATATTTGATGCAAGATGCAGTAACTGTAGACGAACATCGTTTAACTGCATTACACACAGCATTGATTAACGGTGGCATATTCGTTTATGTACCAAAAAATGTTGTAGTAGAAAATCCAATTCAATATGTCGTATTACATGATGATGAAAATGCAAGTTTCTTCAATCATGTTATTATTGCGACTGAACAAAGTGCTGAAGTAACTTACGTAGAAAATTATCTTTCTGATGTAAGCGGAGAAGGTAGTCAAGTGAATATTGTCTCAGAAGTAATCGCAGGGGCAAACTCAAATATCACGTATGGTGCAGTAGACTATTTAGATAAAGGATTCACTGGCCATATTATCCGTCGTGGTGTAACTGAAGCAGACGCTTCAATCAACTGGGCACTTGGATTAATGAATGAAGGTAATCAAATTATTGATAATACAACAAACTTGATTGGTGATCGTTCTACAAGTGAATTAAAATCAGTAGCTGTAGGAACAGGTTCTCAAAAATCAAATATCACATCTAAAATCGTACAATATGGTGTTGAAACAGATGGCTACATCTTAAAACATGGTGTTGTAGAAGATAGTGCAACAATTATCTTTAATGGTATTGGTTATATCAAACATGGCGGTTCTAAATCTGTAGCGAACCAAGAATCTCGTGTCTTAATGCTTTCTGAAAAAGCACGTGGGGATGCAAACCCAATTCTTTTAATTGATGAAGATGATGTTGAAGCAGGACACGCAGCTTCTGTTGGCCGTGTTGATGAGGAGCAACTTTACTACTTGATGAGTCGAGGAATTTCTCAACAAGAAGCAGAACGATTAGTTATTCACGGATTCTTAGATCCAGTAGTTAGAGAATTACCAATCGAAGACGTTAAACGTCAATTACGTGAAGTTATTGAATTAAAAGTAGCAAAATAA
- the sufC gene encoding Fe-S cluster assembly ATPase SufC, which produces MPSTLEIKDLHVSIEDKEILKGVNLTINTGEIHAVMGPNGTGKSTLSAAIMGHPAYTVTQGEVLLDGVNVLELEVDERAKAGLFLAMQYPSEITGVTNADFMRSAINAKREEGKEINLMQFIKKLDKEMEFLDMDPNMAQRYLNEGFSGGEKKRNEILQLMMLQPKFAILDEIDSGLDIDALKVVSKGINEMRGDEFGSLIITHYQRLLNYITPDFVHVMYNGKIVKTGGEELAQRLENEGYEWVKEEFSEA; this is translated from the coding sequence ATGCCATCAACATTGGAGATTAAAGACTTACACGTGTCTATTGAGGATAAAGAAATCTTAAAAGGTGTTAATTTAACAATTAATACTGGAGAAATTCATGCAGTTATGGGACCGAACGGTACTGGTAAATCTACATTATCAGCTGCTATCATGGGTCATCCTGCATATACAGTTACACAAGGCGAAGTATTACTTGACGGTGTAAACGTTTTAGAATTAGAAGTAGATGAACGTGCAAAAGCTGGTTTATTCTTAGCTATGCAATACCCATCAGAAATTACTGGTGTAACAAATGCTGACTTCATGCGTTCTGCAATCAATGCTAAACGTGAAGAAGGTAAAGAAATTAACTTAATGCAATTTATTAAGAAACTAGATAAAGAAATGGAATTTTTGGATATGGATCCAAATATGGCGCAACGTTATCTTAACGAAGGATTCTCTGGCGGTGAGAAAAAACGTAATGAAATTTTACAATTAATGATGTTGCAACCTAAATTTGCAATTCTTGATGAAATTGACTCTGGGTTAGATATCGACGCATTGAAAGTTGTATCTAAAGGTATTAATGAAATGCGCGGAGATGAGTTCGGTTCATTAATTATTACGCACTACCAACGTTTATTAAACTACATCACTCCAGATTTCGTACACGTTATGTATAACGGCAAAATCGTTAAAACAGGCGGAGAAGAATTAGCACAACGTCTTGAAAACGAAGGTTACGAATGGGTTAAAGAAGAATTCAGCGAAGCATAA
- a CDS encoding MetQ/NlpA family ABC transporter substrate-binding protein — protein sequence MKKIISILAILVLTAALAACGNKDKESSGNSKTITVGASPAPHAEILEKAKPILKKEGYDLKIKTINDYTTPNKLVDNGELDANFFQHTPYLNTEKKSKGYKLVSVGNVELEPMGVYSKKYKSLKDLPKGATVYVSNNPAEEGRFLKFFVDEGLIKLKKGVKIQDAKFSDIVENKKDIKFNNKQSAEYLPKIYQNQDVDAAIINSNFAIEQHLSPKKDSIALEKPKDNPYANLVAVKDGDQNEKKIKALIKVLQSKEIKDYINKKYDGAVIPAK from the coding sequence ATGAAAAAAATTATTAGCATTTTGGCAATTTTAGTATTAACAGCAGCTTTGGCAGCTTGCGGCAACAAAGACAAAGAAAGCAGTGGAAATTCGAAAACCATTACAGTAGGTGCATCACCAGCTCCACATGCTGAAATTTTAGAAAAAGCAAAACCAATCTTGAAAAAAGAAGGTTATGACTTAAAAATTAAAACAATCAATGACTACACTACACCAAATAAATTAGTAGATAATGGTGAATTGGATGCTAACTTCTTCCAACATACACCATACCTAAATACTGAAAAGAAAAGTAAAGGTTATAAACTTGTATCTGTAGGAAATGTTGAATTAGAACCGATGGGTGTTTACTCTAAAAAATATAAAAGCTTAAAAGACCTTCCAAAAGGCGCTACAGTATATGTATCAAACAACCCAGCTGAAGAAGGACGTTTCTTGAAATTCTTCGTAGATGAAGGTTTAATCAAATTGAAAAAAGGTGTTAAAATTCAAGACGCTAAATTCAGTGATATTGTAGAAAATAAAAAAGATATCAAATTCAATAACAAACAATCTGCAGAATACTTACCGAAAATTTATCAAAACCAAGATGTTGATGCAGCTATCATCAACTCTAACTTCGCAATCGAACAACACTTAAGTCCTAAAAAGGATTCAATCGCGCTTGAAAAACCAAAAGATAATCCTTATGCAAACTTAGTAGCTGTTAAAGATGGCGATCAAAATGAGAAAAAAATCAAAGCTTTAATCAAAGTGTTACAATCTAAAGAAATCAAAGATTATATTAATAAAAAATATGACGGTGCAGTAATCCCTGCCAAATAA
- a CDS encoding methionine ABC transporter permease, whose protein sequence is MDKSFSDILQEMITMPNVQWDQVWQASIETLYMTAVSTVFAFVIGLILGVLLFLTAKSTSPAAKIFYQIVSFIVNLFRAIPFIILILLLIPFTSLILGTISGPTGALPALVIGAAPFYARLVEIAFKEINKGVIEAARSMGANTWTIIRKVLIPEARPALISGITVTAIALVGSTAVAGVIGAGGLGNLAYLTGFTRNQNDVILVSTILILVFVFIIQFAGDWATNKIDKR, encoded by the coding sequence ATGGATAAGTCATTCAGTGATATATTGCAAGAAATGATAACGATGCCTAACGTGCAATGGGATCAAGTATGGCAAGCTTCTATTGAAACGTTATACATGACTGCTGTTTCGACAGTGTTTGCTTTTGTTATCGGATTGATATTAGGCGTGTTGTTATTCTTGACGGCTAAGAGTACATCACCAGCAGCTAAGATTTTCTATCAAATTGTTTCATTTATAGTTAACTTATTCAGAGCGATTCCGTTCATCATTTTAATCTTATTGTTAATTCCATTTACGAGTTTGATTCTCGGTACAATTAGTGGACCGACTGGAGCATTGCCAGCATTGGTGATTGGAGCTGCTCCTTTCTATGCGCGTCTGGTCGAAATTGCTTTTAAAGAGATTAACAAAGGTGTAATTGAAGCGGCGCGTTCAATGGGAGCTAATACTTGGACAATTATCAGAAAAGTATTAATTCCAGAAGCACGTCCAGCATTGATTTCAGGTATAACAGTGACAGCTATTGCTTTAGTTGGTTCAACTGCAGTTGCCGGTGTAATTGGTGCAGGTGGTTTAGGTAACTTAGCATATTTAACAGGATTCACAAGAAACCAAAATGACGTTATTTTAGTTTCTACAATTTTAATTTTAGTATTCGTGTTCATCATCCAATTTGCGGGTGACTGGGCTACAAATAAAATAGACAAGCGTTAA